GTAGAGGTAGTGGCCAAAAAGAAGCTGTCTGGACGGAATGGAGGCGCCGACGGTCTGTGAGGAGCTGTTGGTATAACGATTGGAGTGCGTCTGCTTGAACCCACCACACTTGGCGCTGGTTTCAGCGTGCGCGCTACTGTTTTTTTGTGCCCCGCTCCACTGTTTTTTTGCCGTTTTATGGCTAGCTGCTGACTGGTGGCTGGCGTTTCGCGGAGCCGGTCGCTGGGGGTGGACGGTATGTATAGGTCGAGCCGGTGACTTGAATCGGAACCCCTGCTCTCTGGCCTGTAAATAACAGCGCAGATTTTCATAAGCCTGCTGGACAATTTGAAAAAGATCGCCGTTTTGGTCGTCTGTTTGGCCTTGTTTACTGGCCACAACATCCGGATGCGTTTCAAAGGCCTTTTTTCGGTAGGCGCTTTTTATGCCGGAAAGTTGGATGTACTCAAGAAAACTTCGGGTAATGTTTTTATCACTCCCAAAGAGTATCTGACAGGAACGCATCAACTCATGTTCTACAATAACTACTGCCATGTTTT
The Desulfobulbaceae bacterium genome window above contains:
- a CDS encoding DnaJ domain-containing protein, encoding MAVVIVEHELMRSCQILFGSDKNITRSFLEYIQLSGIKSAYRKKAFETHPDVVASKQGQTDDQNGDLFQIVQQAYENLRCYLQAREQGFRFKSPARPIHTVHPQRPAPRNASHQSAASHKTAKKQWSGAQKNSSAHAETSAKCGGFKQTHSNRYTNSSSQTVGASIPSRQLLFGHYLYYSGIANWHTIVKAIVWQRTERPRVGEIAHKYGWLTNKDILTILKGRKLSDSFGKSAVAMGLLTEGQLRIILLQQKTLQKKFGQYFIHNKLLTPFELQRLVHRFYTHNTTFSAEQARSYHHRM